GCCTGCAGGCGCTCGACGTTCGTCACGAAGAGGTCGTCGCCGCAGACGAGCGTCTGCTCGCCGACGCGCTCGGTGAGGTCCGCGAAGCCCTCGTAGTCGTCCTCGTCGAGAGGGTCCTCGACGTAGACGAGGTCGTACTCGTCGACCATCTCGGCGACGTACTCGACCTGTTCGGCGGTCGATTTGACCTCGTCACCGTAGACGTAGCCGTCCTCGTCGGCGTCGTAGAGCTCGGCGGCGGCCATATCCAGACCGAATCCGATCTCGAAGCCGAGGTCGTCGGAGACGTCGTCGACGGCTTCGTCGACGATTTCGAACGCCTCGGCGTCGGAGATCGGCGGGGCCCACGCGCCCTCGTCGCCCTTCGCCGCGGGCACCCCGCGGTCGTCGAGGAGCTCGGAGATGCGGGCGTGGACCGCCGCGTTCGCGAAGACGGCCTCGGAGACGCTCGGCGCGCCGACCGGCGCGGCGAGGAACTCCTGGATGTGGGTCGCCTCCTTGGCGTGCTCGCCGCCGCCGACGACGTTCCCGAGCGGCGTCGGGAACGACTCGCCGCGGAACGTACCACCTAAATGCTGGTACAGCGGCGCACCGAGGACGTCGGCACCGGCCTTGGCGGCCGCCATCGAGACGGCGACGGCGCTGTTCGCGCCGATCTCCGAGAAGTTCTCGGTGCCGTCGGCGGCGCGGAGCGCGGCGTCGACCTCGCGCTGGTTGCCGGCGTAGACCTCGCCGACGAGTCGGGGGAGCGCGTGCTCCCGCGCGGCGGCGATAGCCTCGCTGGGCGGGAGTTCGATCGCTTCGTACTCGCCCGTGCTCGCCCCGCTCGGGGCGGCCGCGCGGCCGAAGCCACCGGACTCCGTCAGGACGTCGGCCTCGACGGTGGGGTTGCCGCGGGAGTCGAGGACGCGTCGAAGCGAGACGTTCGTGATGAGCGTCATCTCAACTGTCCTCCCGCTTGACCGTGAACGGCAGCACGCCGGCGTCGTACTCCTCGGCGGCGACCAGGATCGGTTCCGACTGGTCGGTGTCGACGAGGACCGGTGCGCCGTAGGACACCTGCAGCGCTCGCGCGCCGAGGATGCGGGCCTTCTCGTACCGGTTGTACTGTGTGCGTCCGCTCATTGGTAGGGGGCGACGACGTCGACGAGGTCCTTGTGCGAAACCATCATCCGTCGGCAGCAGTGCCGCTCGACGCCGAGTTCGTCTAAGACCTTCGCCGGGTCCTCGTCGCCCTCACGGGCGCGCTCTTTGAATTCGTCCCAGTGTTCACCGACGACGTTGCCGCAGGTGAAACACCGAACTGGTATCATCATAGTTGGATCACCTCAGCGGTAGGACTTCTGGTAGCGCGCCCGCGCACCCGGTCCGCCCCACTTCTTGGGCTCGGACTGGCGCACGTCGTTGACGAGCAGCGAGCGGTCGAAGTCCATGTACGCGTCACGGAGCTCGGCGTCGTTGAGATGCTGCACCAGCCCGCGGGCGATCGCCGTCCGCGCGGCGTCGGCCTGTCCGGCGAACCCGCCGCCGGAGACGCTGACGTCGATGTCGACCTGCGAGCGGAGGTCCTCGCCGGCGATGCGGAACGGTTCCAGCATCTTCAGGCGGGCCATCTCCGGCTCGACGAGTTCGACGGGCTGGGAGTCGATTCGGACGCGACCCTCGCCGTCGCGCACGGTGGCGCGGGCGATGGCCGTCTTCTTCTTCCCAGAGGTATTCGTTACCATGTGACTTTCGCACCCAGGTTCTCGGAAATCTCTCCGAGCGTGAGGAACTTGATGTTCGAGAGCCGATCCAGCGTGGTGTCGTCGAGCGCCTCGCCGTCCTCGTCGAACGGGTTGCCCACGTAGACGCGGACGTTCGAGAGCGCTTCGCGACCGCGCTGTTTCTTGTACGGGAGCATCCCGCGCACGGCGCGCTTGAAGATCCCGTCCGGACGCGTCGGGTAGTGCGGTCCGCGGTCGGAGCCGACCTCCGCTCGCTTCCCGTAGGTCGCCATCACGTCCTCTTCGGTACCGGTGATGACGGCGTCCTCCGCGTTGACGATGGCGACCGTCTCGCCGGCGAGGGCCCGTTGGGCGACCTCGCTGGCGACACGGCCGACGATGCAGTTCCGCGCGTCGACGACGACGTCGGCGTCGAACTCTGCGAGGCTCATCGGATCACCCGCACGTTGCTTCCGTCGGGGTTCTCCTCGATGGCGCGTTCGAGCGCCACCGTGTCCCCGACCTGTTCGATTTTCTTTCGAGCGGACGACGAGAAGTCGACCGCCGCGACTGTAACGTTCTTCTGCAGCGCCCCACTCCCCAGCACCTTGCCGGGGACGACGACGGTCTCGTCCTCTTGGGCGTACCGTTCGATACGCCCGAGGTTGACCTCCGCGTGGGTGCGCCGCGGCTTCTCCAGACGGTCCGCGACGTCCTGCCAGATGTTGGCACCGGACTCGCGAGAGACCGCCTTCAGCTCGGCGATGAGACTGTTGAGTCTCGGATTCGTCTTACTCATTATCTATCTCCTGAGAGTGATACGGTCGGTGTGTGCCGGCCGTACGAGAGAAAACGGAGCGAGAGCGGGCATCTACGGCTCTCCGGGGTTGTCGATCCGAAAAGTGCAGGGAGCAGGATTTGAACCGCCGGGTGACGCGGTGCGCCCCCCGAGGTTCAAATCTCCGTGTCGCACGCACAGCTCTCCCACTTGGTCGAGCTGAGAAGTGCAGGGAGCAGGATTTGAACCTGCGGACCCCTATGGGACAGCGCCCTGAACGCTGCGCCGTTGGCCAGACTTGGCTATCCCTGCTCGCACTCCGTTCTACTGCGTGCCCCTTCAAACTCCTTTCGGTCTGGCGACGCCGACAGCGTCCGCGCCGTCCCGCGTCGACCGCGGTGCGACCGGCTCTCGGCGTCGTCTGAGACGACGGCGACGCCGGCGCGACGGCGGGCGGGTGTCGGGTACTGAGTGAAGGGACAGACATCATACTATACTGCGACTTTCTCTTCGAGTTCCGCTGCGCGGTCGCCGAGCGTTCCGGCGGCGCGAAGCACTAGTTCCTCGACGGTGAACGACCCGTCCGTCTCCACGTGGAAGACGAACGCCTCGGGCACGTCGTGGATCTCGACCTCCTTGCCCGGATACCGGTTCGTGAGGTCGTTGTCGAACGCGTCGGTGGGGACGAGGTCGCCGTCTTCGGCGCTCTCGTCCGCAGCGTGGGCCGCCGCGCCCTCCTCGATCACGCCGCGCAGGATGTTCGGTTCCTGCGAGGCGAACTCGCCGGCGTCGCCGACGACCTCCACGCGCTGGAGGTGTCGGTAGCCGACGGAGACGCCGCCCTGGTGTTTGGCGTGCGCCTTCCCGGAGTCGAGGACCGCGTCGGCCTCGAACTCGAGGTGTTGATCCTCTTTCAGTTCGACGATGGGGACGTTCTCGTCCGCCGGCTGCACGAGCGCGTCAGACGACTCGATGTCGCCGGAGTACGCCGTCGCCGGCCCCCGCACGTCGAGCGCGAGGGTGACGGTGTCGCCGACCTCGAAGTCGTCGAGCGGCGTCGTCAGCGGGACGAGCCCGAGTCGGAGCCCGATCATCTCGTCGAACATCACCGAGGAGTTCTCGACGAACCGGACGGTGTCGATACTGAACGTCGGCACGTCGGCCACCATCGCCCGGCGGATGCCGTTGGCGACGGCCGGCGACGCGCCGCGGACGAGGAATCGGGCCTTCCGATCGCCGCGTTCGATGAACTCGACCTCGAAATCGTTCGTCATTGGTGTCTCAGAGGCGGCTGTTTTTCGGCGCTCGGGTCCCGTCGTGCGGGATCGGTGTGACGTCCTCGATGCGGCCGATCTCGAGGCCGGCGCGGGCCAGCGCACGGATCGTCGCCTGCGCGCCGGGGCCGGGGCTCTTGTTGTCGTTCCCGCCCGGGCCGCGGACGCGAACGTGCAGGCCCTCGATGCCCGCCGCCTTGATCTCCTCGGCGACGGACTCGGCCATCTGCATCGCCGCGTACGGCGACGCTTCGTCGCGGTTCTGCTTCACCACGGCGCCGCCGGACGACTTGACGATCGTCTCGGCGCCGGTCAGATCCGTGACCGTGATGAGCGTGTTGTTGAACGACGCGTGGACGTGGGCGATCCCCCACTTGTCTCGGGTTGTCTCGGATTCGCTCATGGGTTACTCCTGTCCCTCCGCGCGCTCGGGGTGTAGCTCGTCCGCGAGCGGACTCGTCTCGTCGAACGCGATGCCGTCTTCCTCGACCACTTCGACGGTCTTCGACGGGCGCGTGACGCGCGCGTCGTCGACGACGACGTGGCCGTGGACGATGAACTGCCGCGCCTGCTCGGGCGTGCTCGCGAGGCCCTTCCGGTACGCGACGGTCTGCAGTCGGCGTTCGAGAATGTCGGTGACGTCGAGGCCGAGGACGCGACTGATGTCGTCGTCCTCGGAGAGGACGCCGTAGCGGCGGAGCCGGTCGAGGAACTCCTCGCCGGCGGCCTCGGCTGCCTCCAGGTCGCCCTGGGCCTCGCCGATGAGGCGTCGGGCCTCGCGTCGGTAGTTCCGGAGCTCCGACTGCGCGCGCCAGAGCTCCTCTTTGTTCTTCAGGCCGTAGCGGCCGAGCAGGTCACCCTCCTGGACGATGCGCTCGCCCTGGAACGGGTGATTCGGCGTCTCGTACCGCTTGGTGTTGTTTCCGGTCGCCATTGGTTACTCTTCGTCGCCTTCCTCGGCGGCGGCCTCTTCGGCGGCCGCCTCCTCTTTGATCGCCTCGACGTTGACGCCGATCGTCCCCTCGGTACGTCCGGTGGACTTCGTCCGCTGTCCGCGGACCTTCTGTCCGCGCTTGTGTCGGACGCCCCTGTAGGAGTCGATCATCTTCATGCGGTTGATGTCGTGGCGGCGCTTCTCTTCGAGGTCCGAGCCGGTCTCGTGGGTGGTCTCTCCGGTGAAGAAGTCGCTCTGCCGGTTGGCCATCCACTCGGGGATGTGTTCGTCGAAGCTCTCGACGACCTCGACGACGGAGTCGATCTCGTCGTCGTCGAGCAGACCGAACGTCGCGTGTCGGTCCACATCCGCGGCGTCGGCAACGATGCGCGCCGTGCGCTTGCCGATTCCTTTCATCTCGCTGAGACTTCGCTCTACCGTCTTCGTCCCGTCGAGATCGGTCTGTCCGATCCGGACGAAGTAACGGAGGTCTTCCTCCTCCTCGGGAGCGTCGTCCTGTGGTTCTTCTGCACTCATGACTTTTTGGGCAGTCTGGTGAGCGTTGCGGCGGGGATTCGAACCCCGGAGGCATTGACGCCACAGAGTTAGCAACCCTGCGCCTTGGGCCAGGCTTGGCTACCGCAACGCGCGGTCTCGTACTGTCGCCCTTGCGGACTCGGGAGCCGACCTCCCTACAGCGTATTGCACGCTGAACAAGCCGGGGTCGCTACTTAAACATCACGATAGGGTCTGCGGGTGCGAGCGACCCGCACGGCGGTGATTCCTGTGACCGTCTCCCACGACACGCCGTGGCGGGTGTGCGCGGCTCCGGACAGCGCGCCGACAGTATATCCCGGTCGACGACGAAGGAGTGGGTATGAGCACCGACGCAGCTGCCGGCGACTCGACGCCGGAACGGCCGGTCCACCTCGACAGCGAAGCCGACCTCGACGAGTTCCTCGCGACGCACGACCGCGTCCTCGTCGACTTCTACACCGAGGGCTGTGCGCTGTGCGCCAGCATCGAACCCGTCGTCGGAAACGTCGCGCGCGCACACGACGACCTCGCCGTCGCGACGATCAACCCCCGCGACGATCCGCCGCTGATCGACCGGTTCTCGATTACGAGCGCCCCGACTCTCGTGCTCTTCGAGAAGGGCGAGGTCGTCGGTCGCCTGGCCAGCGGTTTCCAGGGCGGCGACGCCATCGACGCGTTCCTCGAGAACCCCCGCGGCGACGAATAGGCGGCAATC
This portion of the Halobellus litoreus genome encodes:
- the eno gene encoding phosphopyruvate hydratase, with protein sequence MTLITNVSLRRVLDSRGNPTVEADVLTESGGFGRAAAPSGASTGEYEAIELPPSEAIAAAREHALPRLVGEVYAGNQREVDAALRAADGTENFSEIGANSAVAVSMAAAKAGADVLGAPLYQHLGGTFRGESFPTPLGNVVGGGEHAKEATHIQEFLAAPVGAPSVSEAVFANAAVHARISELLDDRGVPAAKGDEGAWAPPISDAEAFEIVDEAVDDVSDDLGFEIGFGLDMAAAELYDADEDGYVYGDEVKSTAEQVEYVAEMVDEYDLVYVEDPLDEDDYEGFADLTERVGEQTLVCGDDLFVTNVERLQAGIDADAANSILIKPNQIGTLSDAFDAIELATENGYETVISHRSGETEDTTIAHLAVATDAGFIKTGTVQGERTAKLNELIRIADDAV
- a CDS encoding DNA-directed RNA polymerase subunit K — encoded protein: MSGRTQYNRYEKARILGARALQVSYGAPVLVDTDQSEPILVAAEEYDAGVLPFTVKREDS
- a CDS encoding DNA-directed RNA polymerase subunit N is translated as MMIPVRCFTCGNVVGEHWDEFKERAREGDEDPAKVLDELGVERHCCRRMMVSHKDLVDVVAPYQ
- a CDS encoding 30S ribosomal protein S9, whose protein sequence is MVTNTSGKKKTAIARATVRDGEGRVRIDSQPVELVEPEMARLKMLEPFRIAGEDLRSQVDIDVSVSGGGFAGQADAARTAIARGLVQHLNDAELRDAYMDFDRSLLVNDVRQSEPKKWGGPGARARYQKSYR
- a CDS encoding 50S ribosomal protein L13; this encodes MSLAEFDADVVVDARNCIVGRVASEVAQRALAGETVAIVNAEDAVITGTEEDVMATYGKRAEVGSDRGPHYPTRPDGIFKRAVRGMLPYKKQRGREALSNVRVYVGNPFDEDGEALDDTTLDRLSNIKFLTLGEISENLGAKVTW
- a CDS encoding 50S ribosomal protein L18e — translated: MSKTNPRLNSLIAELKAVSRESGANIWQDVADRLEKPRRTHAEVNLGRIERYAQEDETVVVPGKVLGSGALQKNVTVAAVDFSSSARKKIEQVGDTVALERAIEENPDGSNVRVIR
- a CDS encoding DNA-directed RNA polymerase subunit D, translated to MTNDFEVEFIERGDRKARFLVRGASPAVANGIRRAMVADVPTFSIDTVRFVENSSVMFDEMIGLRLGLVPLTTPLDDFEVGDTVTLALDVRGPATAYSGDIESSDALVQPADENVPIVELKEDQHLEFEADAVLDSGKAHAKHQGGVSVGYRHLQRVEVVGDAGEFASQEPNILRGVIEEGAAAHAADESAEDGDLVPTDAFDNDLTNRYPGKEVEIHDVPEAFVFHVETDGSFTVEELVLRAAGTLGDRAAELEEKVAV
- a CDS encoding 30S ribosomal protein S11 — encoded protein: MSESETTRDKWGIAHVHASFNNTLITVTDLTGAETIVKSSGGAVVKQNRDEASPYAAMQMAESVAEEIKAAGIEGLHVRVRGPGGNDNKSPGPGAQATIRALARAGLEIGRIEDVTPIPHDGTRAPKNSRL
- a CDS encoding 30S ribosomal protein S4; the encoded protein is MATGNNTKRYETPNHPFQGERIVQEGDLLGRYGLKNKEELWRAQSELRNYRREARRLIGEAQGDLEAAEAAGEEFLDRLRRYGVLSEDDDISRVLGLDVTDILERRLQTVAYRKGLASTPEQARQFIVHGHVVVDDARVTRPSKTVEVVEEDGIAFDETSPLADELHPERAEGQE
- a CDS encoding 30S ribosomal protein S13 is translated as MSAEEPQDDAPEEEEDLRYFVRIGQTDLDGTKTVERSLSEMKGIGKRTARIVADAADVDRHATFGLLDDDEIDSVVEVVESFDEHIPEWMANRQSDFFTGETTHETGSDLEEKRRHDINRMKMIDSYRGVRHKRGQKVRGQRTKSTGRTEGTIGVNVEAIKEEAAAEEAAAEEGDEE
- a CDS encoding thioredoxin family protein — protein: MSTDAAAGDSTPERPVHLDSEADLDEFLATHDRVLVDFYTEGCALCASIEPVVGNVARAHDDLAVATINPRDDPPLIDRFSITSAPTLVLFEKGEVVGRLASGFQGGDAIDAFLENPRGDE